The following coding sequences are from one Treponema parvum window:
- a CDS encoding AAA family ATPase has protein sequence MSDLFDSAKKSKEPLAARMRPRNLDEYIGQDHIVGKGRLLRRAIAADQLSSVIFYGPPGSGKTTLARVIANHTKSNFITLNAVLTGVQDIRVAIKQAEEYYKLYNRRTILFVDEVHRWNKSQQDALLPWVENGTIILVGATTENPFFEVNKALVSRSRVFQLKPLTKEDLAHAAKMALEDVERGYGHWKIQFEQGALEHLIDTANGDARSLLNALELAVETTPEKWQPEADPPVPAWGSTIYISKEAAEESIQKKVVLYDRDGDYHYDIISAFIKSLRGRDPDGAMYWLARMVRAGEDPAFIFRRMLISACEDTGLADPNAITVVVSSAEAFDRVGLPEGRYHLAHAALYLATAPKSNSSMAFFDALSSVEKDGAEVPNHLKDPSRDEEGFGHGKGYLYPHAYRDHWVAQQYLPDALVGRIFYTPSDQGYEKIIKNEVLSRRELQIASILGGNNAQNASTADTHAESVSDHSSGKSGGEKEKLFKADLNEWWISGQPKNVRSKSEENLTYTPPDSHKETALDKADMAWRQRLDSNRAENLLGIRDTMTSLAELSRHHRCLIWDADDGLLLWEIARKTPEGVTCGVCRNKQGKEILEQYARTLDNLDKPVLDYRPETDSRDPIDPKAFKDIFLRFQYNGAIFDRVFFRDPFTSVKAIKSLADSFKALLSAPSDASPDGKKTESPLAPMWKAIVAQRIPCSSQHIGKLVERQVLTSSGAESFREILVKMEKAETEFFSDKENPLFNWNANTISQIFGEKGFLTTSDSRVISEKRRISQQEIQSWFNAENSAYGSYISNAIGKVDADKIKNLLETAAKTTIFNWETETAFFTISSVR, from the coding sequence ATGTCGGATCTGTTTGACAGCGCAAAAAAAAGCAAAGAACCGCTTGCCGCTCGCATGAGACCGCGGAACCTTGACGAATACATCGGACAAGACCACATCGTAGGCAAGGGAAGGCTTTTACGAAGAGCGATAGCGGCGGATCAGCTTTCGTCGGTAATATTTTACGGTCCTCCGGGATCGGGGAAAACAACTCTCGCGCGGGTCATTGCAAATCACACGAAAAGCAATTTTATTACACTCAACGCTGTTCTTACAGGCGTTCAGGATATCAGGGTAGCGATAAAACAGGCGGAAGAGTACTATAAATTGTACAACCGCCGCACAATCTTATTCGTCGACGAAGTTCACCGCTGGAACAAATCGCAACAGGACGCTCTTTTACCGTGGGTTGAAAACGGCACTATAATACTTGTAGGAGCGACGACGGAAAATCCTTTTTTTGAAGTAAATAAGGCGCTTGTAAGCAGAAGCCGCGTCTTTCAGCTCAAACCTTTAACAAAGGAAGATCTTGCGCATGCGGCGAAAATGGCGCTCGAAGATGTGGAACGCGGTTACGGCCACTGGAAGATCCAATTCGAACAGGGAGCTTTGGAGCATCTTATCGACACGGCAAACGGAGACGCAAGAAGCCTTCTTAACGCCCTTGAACTTGCGGTAGAGACCACCCCTGAAAAATGGCAGCCTGAAGCCGATCCTCCGGTTCCCGCATGGGGATCTACAATATATATCAGCAAGGAAGCGGCGGAAGAATCGATACAAAAAAAAGTCGTATTGTATGACCGGGACGGGGACTATCACTATGACATAATAAGCGCCTTTATAAAGAGCCTTCGCGGGCGCGACCCCGACGGCGCCATGTACTGGCTTGCACGCATGGTAAGGGCGGGAGAAGATCCTGCCTTTATCTTTAGGCGCATGCTTATTTCCGCCTGCGAAGATACGGGACTCGCCGATCCTAACGCAATTACGGTAGTGGTAAGCTCTGCCGAAGCCTTTGACCGGGTAGGACTTCCGGAGGGGCGGTACCATTTGGCGCACGCCGCCTTGTATTTGGCGACTGCGCCTAAATCAAACAGCAGCATGGCGTTCTTTGACGCGCTTTCCTCCGTAGAAAAAGACGGAGCGGAAGTTCCCAATCACTTAAAAGATCCCAGCAGAGACGAAGAAGGATTCGGACACGGCAAAGGATATTTATATCCGCACGCATACCGCGATCACTGGGTTGCCCAGCAATACTTACCCGACGCGCTTGTCGGCCGGATATTTTACACGCCGAGCGATCAAGGCTATGAAAAAATAATAAAAAACGAAGTGCTTTCACGAAGAGAACTTCAGATAGCTTCAATTTTGGGCGGTAACAATGCGCAAAATGCGTCAACCGCCGATACACATGCCGAATCTGTGTCAGATCATTCCAGCGGAAAATCCGGCGGAGAAAAAGAAAAACTTTTTAAAGCCGATTTAAACGAATGGTGGATATCAGGTCAGCCTAAAAACGTCAGAAGCAAGAGCGAAGAAAATCTTACCTATACTCCGCCGGACAGCCACAAAGAAACGGCTCTGGACAAAGCCGACATGGCATGGCGGCAGCGGCTGGATTCAAACCGGGCTGAAAACCTGCTTGGGATCCGCGACACAATGACGTCTCTTGCAGAACTATCACGCCATCACCGCTGCCTTATCTGGGACGCCGACGACGGACTTTTACTCTGGGAAATAGCGCGCAAAACGCCCGAAGGAGTTACGTGCGGAGTTTGCAGAAACAAGCAGGGAAAAGAAATTCTTGAACAATACGCGCGAACTCTCGACAACCTTGACAAGCCTGTTTTGGATTACCGCCCCGAAACCGATTCCCGCGATCCTATAGACCCCAAAGCGTTTAAAGACATTTTTTTACGTTTCCAATACAACGGGGCTATTTTTGACAGAGTTTTTTTTAGAGATCCTTTTACGAGCGTAAAAGCGATAAAATCCCTCGCCGATTCTTTTAAAGCTCTTTTATCCGCCCCCTCCGATGCGTCGCCTGACGGCAAAAAAACGGAAAGTCCTCTGGCGCCCATGTGGAAGGCGATCGTCGCGCAGCGTATTCCCTGCAGTTCGCAGCACATAGGAAAACTTGTGGAAAGACAGGTTCTCACTTCGTCCGGTGCGGAATCGTTCAGAGAAATTCTTGTGAAAATGGAAAAGGCTGAAACGGAATTCTTTAGCGACAAAGAAAACCCGCTTTTTAACTGGAACGCGAATACGATTTCACAAATATTCGGAGAAAAAGGATTCCTAACAACTTCGGATTCCCGCGTCATAAGCGAAAAGCGCCGCATTTCACAACAGGAAATACAAAGCTGGTTTAACGCCGAAAATTCGGCTTACGGCTCTTACATATCGAATGCGATAGGAAAAGTTGACGCGGATAAAATAAAAAATCTTCTGGAAACGGCGGCAAAAACCACGATTTTTAACTGGGAAACGGAAACTGCGTTTTTTACGATAAGTTCTGTCCGATGA
- a CDS encoding DUF262 domain-containing protein has translation MESKAVASSSIRIVSVNDLFGKNFYIPSYQRGYRWGKNEITDLLEDLYEYADLVERGESSEFYCLQPLVVKEKEWKSEGVNYAGFEVIDGQQRLTSIYILLSYLAPVADVLGQPINLYSLKYETRPNCELFFSKKLFTTENKENIDFLHISNVYNCIEKWFEKNPPAKVQILNLFLKQKKNAVFIWYAISEKENAYDVFKRLNSGKIKLSDAELVKALILKENNSAGDDKFNQSELSSEWNEIEKNLHDDPFWYFINPNPESVIYNATRMDYVLELSVRTELKENYERKLEVQTHLVFVYYSRLIKNEGWENAWHKIQNVYRTIKTWFTDRSIYHYVGYLINRRGENKMTVLCSLLQKYQNLNKSNFENTLKQECRKSLFGENKKEISLGDLRYPVNNNQIHNCLLLFNLATTQNQISEMSRYPFDQHFQATKSKWSLEHIHAQNERKAEWSDEEISKLKAYLKNLTAANISELGDYIDGNTIKDEGVYNAIIGAFMGEAVTMEKHDDGTIVFNSDFSKDDSLMNMALLQGDKNAAFNNKVYPEKKNILAEYENAERRTYFVPICTRNVFFKHYSPSSTNCLMWDKEAGIEYVSAMTKVIANYIGAEALLSPKDSEQFNYGLKIKA, from the coding sequence ATGGAAAGTAAGGCTGTTGCGAGTAGTAGTATCCGTATAGTATCCGTTAATGATTTATTCGGAAAAAATTTTTATATTCCGAGTTATCAGCGAGGATACCGCTGGGGAAAAAACGAAATAACGGATTTATTGGAAGATTTGTATGAATATGCCGATCTTGTCGAACGCGGAGAATCTTCCGAATTTTATTGCTTGCAGCCTTTAGTCGTAAAAGAAAAAGAATGGAAATCGGAAGGTGTTAATTATGCGGGATTTGAAGTTATTGACGGTCAGCAGAGATTAACTTCGATTTATATTTTGTTATCGTATCTCGCTCCTGTGGCCGATGTTTTGGGACAACCCATTAATTTATATTCATTAAAATATGAAACCAGACCTAATTGTGAATTGTTTTTTAGCAAAAAACTGTTCACAACGGAAAATAAAGAAAATATCGATTTTCTTCATATTTCAAACGTTTATAACTGTATAGAAAAATGGTTTGAAAAAAATCCTCCTGCTAAGGTTCAAATACTAAATCTTTTTTTAAAACAAAAAAAGAACGCCGTTTTTATTTGGTATGCAATTTCCGAAAAAGAAAATGCATACGATGTTTTTAAAAGATTAAATTCCGGAAAGATAAAATTAAGCGATGCCGAACTTGTAAAGGCTTTAATCTTAAAAGAAAACAACAGCGCCGGAGATGATAAATTCAATCAGTCGGAACTTTCTTCGGAATGGAACGAAATTGAAAAAAACTTACATGATGATCCTTTTTGGTACTTTATTAACCCTAATCCTGAAAGCGTAATTTACAACGCAACAAGAATGGATTACGTTTTGGAATTAAGCGTAAGAACGGAATTAAAAGAAAATTATGAACGTAAGTTGGAAGTACAAACTCACTTGGTTTTTGTTTATTACAGCCGTTTAATAAAAAATGAAGGGTGGGAAAATGCTTGGCACAAAATCCAAAATGTGTACAGAACAATTAAGACCTGGTTTACCGATCGTTCAATTTATCATTATGTCGGTTATCTGATTAATCGGCGTGGTGAAAACAAAATGACAGTTCTTTGTTCTCTATTGCAAAAGTATCAAAATCTTAACAAATCGAATTTTGAAAATACGTTAAAACAGGAATGCCGCAAGTCGCTTTTCGGTGAAAATAAAAAAGAAATTTCATTAGGTGATTTAAGGTATCCTGTAAATAACAATCAAATTCATAACTGTCTTTTGTTGTTCAATTTGGCTACGACACAAAATCAAATAAGCGAAATGTCCAGATACCCGTTTGATCAGCATTTTCAAGCGACAAAATCCAAATGGTCTTTGGAACATATTCACGCACAGAATGAAAGAAAGGCTGAATGGAGTGACGAGGAAATTTCTAAATTAAAGGCCTATCTTAAAAACCTTACGGCTGCCAATATTTCCGAACTCGGAGATTACATTGACGGTAATACTATAAAAGACGAAGGTGTCTATAATGCCATTATCGGCGCATTTATGGGCGAAGCTGTAACTATGGAAAAACATGATGACGGAACCATTGTTTTTAATTCGGATTTTTCTAAAGACGATTCATTGATGAATATGGCTCTTTTGCAAGGTGATAAAAATGCGGCTTTTAACAATAAGGTTTATCCGGAGAAAAAAAATATTCTTGCAGAATATGAAAATGCCGAAAGACGCACTTACTTCGTACCCATCTGTACCCGCAATGTATTTTTTAAACATTATTCTCCTTCTTCTACAAATTGTCTTATGTGGGATAAAGAAGCGGGAATAGAATATGTATCTGCCATGACAAAAGTAATAGCAAATTATATAGGTGCGGAGGCTCTCCTTTCACCAAAAGATAGTGAGCAATTTAACTATGGGTTAAAAATTAAGGCATAA
- a CDS encoding argininosuccinate synthase produces MAKDKVVLAYSGGLDTTVIIPWLKENYNYDVIAVCIDVGQGDDWKAIKDRALRTGAAACYVVDAREEYIEEYIWPALKGNAIYEDRYLLGTSTARPLIGKILVEYARQEKAIAICHGATGKGNDQVRFELAIKAFAPDLKVIAAWRDDKWTLKSREDEIKYLEDRNIPVPVKKSSSYSADENIWHISHEGLELEETKNEPDWQNMLKNTVRPEDAPDKAEYVKIEFEKGIPVALNDKKMSGLEIITELNKIGGKNGIGLVDLVENRCVGMKSRGIYETPGGTILYYAHEQMDHLCLDRDTYHFKQQVALKQAELIYNGLWFTALMDGIKAFNDKIEENVTGWVRLKLYKGTIHGAGADSKYSLYNESIASFTTGELYDHKDAQGFITLFGLPLKVRAMMEQSTGKGQAVLDSKSLKKRPTE; encoded by the coding sequence ATGGCGAAAGACAAGGTAGTATTGGCGTATTCCGGCGGACTTGACACAACGGTTATCATTCCGTGGCTTAAAGAAAATTATAATTACGACGTAATAGCCGTATGCATAGACGTCGGTCAAGGAGACGACTGGAAGGCGATTAAAGACCGCGCGCTTCGTACGGGAGCCGCAGCCTGTTATGTCGTAGACGCAAGAGAAGAATATATCGAAGAATACATATGGCCGGCTCTGAAAGGTAACGCAATTTACGAAGACAGGTATCTCTTGGGTACTTCTACCGCCCGGCCGCTCATAGGAAAGATTTTAGTCGAATATGCACGGCAGGAAAAAGCCATAGCGATCTGCCACGGGGCTACGGGAAAAGGCAACGACCAGGTTCGTTTTGAACTTGCCATAAAAGCCTTCGCGCCGGATCTCAAAGTGATCGCCGCATGGAGAGACGACAAATGGACTCTAAAAAGCCGAGAAGATGAAATCAAATACCTTGAAGACCGTAATATTCCGGTTCCGGTAAAAAAATCTTCTTCTTACAGTGCGGATGAAAATATCTGGCACATAAGCCACGAAGGGCTTGAACTTGAAGAAACAAAGAACGAGCCGGATTGGCAAAACATGCTTAAAAACACCGTCCGCCCCGAAGACGCTCCCGATAAGGCCGAATACGTAAAAATCGAATTTGAAAAAGGAATTCCCGTAGCTTTAAACGATAAAAAAATGAGCGGCCTTGAAATCATAACGGAACTCAATAAGATCGGCGGAAAAAACGGCATAGGCCTCGTGGATCTCGTTGAAAACCGCTGCGTAGGAATGAAAAGCAGGGGCATTTACGAAACTCCGGGCGGAACGATTTTGTATTACGCTCACGAGCAGATGGATCATCTTTGCCTCGACCGAGACACATATCACTTTAAACAGCAAGTCGCGCTTAAACAGGCGGAACTTATTTACAACGGGCTTTGGTTTACCGCGCTCATGGACGGAATCAAAGCTTTCAACGACAAGATCGAAGAAAACGTTACGGGCTGGGTAAGGTTAAAACTGTACAAGGGGACTATACACGGCGCGGGAGCCGACTCAAAATACAGTTTGTACAATGAAAGCATTGCAAGTTTTACTACGGGGGAATTGTACGATCACAAGGACGCACAAGGCTTTATAACGCTTTTCGGATTGCCGCTTAAAGTGCGTGCCATGATGGAACAAAGCACGGGCAAGGGACAGGCGGTTCTCGACAGCAAAAGCTTAAAAAAACGCCCGACAGAATAA
- a CDS encoding alpha/beta hydrolase, which yields MKHIKIELPVRYASKGIKNNGFIPYLTTYLIDNSEYIDPNRRRPLIIVCPGGGYSWRSPRGAEPIAIRMNALGFHACVLDYSIAPMDYPAALLDLCEAVAYIRGHCDEWFVDPENVIVLGFSAAGHLAANLGVLWNKDFIQKYVPLTPAQIRPDALCLCYPVITSGEFRHDDSIRCLLGSQADDQNMRDFVSLEKHVNDDVPPVFMWHTYEDELVPVENSLLFATELKKHNIPLEYHIFTKGLHGLSLANEETAGDPPRIQKECVIWPEVFAAWVRSGVIAESKKR from the coding sequence ATGAAACACATAAAAATTGAGCTGCCGGTTAGGTACGCTTCCAAAGGAATTAAAAATAACGGTTTTATCCCGTATTTAACGACTTATTTGATTGACAACAGCGAATATATCGACCCGAACCGAAGGCGTCCGCTTATTATCGTATGCCCCGGCGGCGGGTATTCATGGAGAAGTCCGCGAGGCGCGGAACCGATTGCGATCCGTATGAACGCGCTAGGATTTCACGCGTGCGTGCTTGATTACAGCATCGCTCCTATGGATTATCCTGCCGCGCTTCTTGATCTGTGCGAGGCCGTCGCCTATATCCGCGGGCACTGTGACGAATGGTTCGTCGATCCTGAGAATGTCATAGTACTTGGTTTTTCGGCTGCGGGACATTTGGCGGCTAATCTCGGCGTATTGTGGAATAAGGATTTTATTCAAAAATACGTACCGCTGACGCCTGCTCAAATAAGGCCCGACGCGCTTTGTTTGTGCTACCCCGTAATTACTTCGGGGGAATTCAGACATGACGATTCTATCCGCTGTCTTTTGGGCTCTCAAGCCGATGATCAAAATATGCGGGATTTTGTGTCGCTTGAAAAACATGTAAACGACGACGTTCCGCCCGTATTTATGTGGCACACTTATGAGGATGAACTTGTTCCCGTTGAAAATTCTTTACTGTTCGCGACCGAGCTTAAAAAACATAATATCCCTCTGGAATATCATATCTTTACCAAAGGTTTGCACGGGTTAAGCCTTGCCAATGAAGAAACTGCCGGAGATCCTCCGCGCATTCAAAAAGAATGCGTCATATGGCCTGAAGTTTTTGCCGCGTGGGTCCGCTCGGGCGTCATCGCCGAAAGCAAAAAGAGGTAG
- a CDS encoding DUF262 domain-containing protein: protein MSDIYTFYKLISKYKIQIPVIQREYAQGRKDVRAHDIRKSFIASLIECTKSSGKTLFLDFTYGKMSEDKIFIPFDGQQRLTTLFLFHLFVFKKTGFPEVNRLLDFSYKTRLSSKEFCEAIVKNNIIPKTGDISSFIKDQSWYFAEWTCDATVEGMLVVLDEIQRQIDSDASVDCNFIKDSLLSDDCITFHFVDMGVNKLPDETYIKMNARGKSLTSFENFKASLEDYLETKDDKLYHRFKGEYIKEKGIYSGIDGQWMEFFFNKNNQEIPDSLIQSIMNRHFINAWNIWYSENAKTKSELKRLSNEERLFQDAVVRLKSQIDTDFLLYPTDENFISWDLYKNIFDNCTLKNTVEPIFNFFDALLINYENIINTCKTSWEEKENWNPLQGKKDKDTQETYKSRVAFYAMVLFFNRNYEIKQLKEWMRIIWNYLENTTIDSEMPYNAALRVVKALSVFSNSIIDGLADHYGDINLPNDFAGKIQVSEEKLKAEKILSRNGRDWKTRIIEAEGFALLKGKINVLFIHGEKTTYKDFSDRLDLLIKIYENNDEYHFVKVLLSYYEDKSLTKRLALKRTDNNWKRLLTEDLFKTFQLIESDKIKRSKIPWINDLCSTDLLNNSREDGKIVTKYGDSFVLWGTSGCVTQTYGNPVRGNVVIGHIRNKLLTNEKIKTDSKLKNVNFYEGINIDFEYKSRYFQWWRRNNDNEAEFDVYLMLTSDPYSYAERNKKPKTLTNTDLDKYFCFNITKEMKTDSEIFIKALGNLITEYNKDRK from the coding sequence ATGAGCGACATATATACTTTTTATAAACTTATATCAAAATATAAAATCCAAATTCCTGTAATTCAACGCGAATATGCACAGGGCAGAAAAGATGTAAGAGCGCATGATATCAGAAAATCATTTATAGCATCCCTTATCGAATGCACTAAAAGTTCCGGAAAAACATTATTTTTGGATTTTACATACGGAAAGATGTCGGAAGATAAAATTTTTATTCCCTTTGACGGTCAACAGCGATTGACTACATTGTTCTTATTTCATCTTTTTGTTTTTAAAAAAACCGGTTTTCCGGAAGTAAATAGGTTGTTGGATTTTTCATATAAAACACGTCTTTCTTCCAAAGAATTTTGCGAAGCAATTGTAAAAAACAATATTATTCCAAAAACCGGAGATATTTCGTCGTTCATTAAAGATCAGAGCTGGTACTTTGCAGAATGGACTTGCGATGCGACTGTTGAAGGCATGCTTGTCGTTTTGGATGAAATACAAAGACAAATTGACAGTGACGCCTCAGTCGACTGTAATTTTATAAAAGATTCCTTGCTTTCCGACGACTGTATTACTTTTCATTTTGTCGACATGGGAGTTAACAAACTTCCGGATGAAACTTATATCAAAATGAATGCCAGAGGCAAATCCTTAACAAGCTTTGAAAATTTTAAAGCCAGCTTGGAAGATTATTTGGAAACAAAGGATGATAAATTGTATCATCGTTTTAAAGGCGAATATATTAAAGAAAAAGGAATTTATTCAGGGATTGACGGACAATGGATGGAATTCTTCTTTAATAAGAATAATCAAGAAATTCCCGATTCCCTTATTCAGAGCATAATGAATAGGCATTTTATCAATGCGTGGAATATTTGGTATTCGGAAAACGCAAAGACAAAATCGGAACTGAAGAGACTGAGCAATGAAGAACGGTTATTTCAAGACGCCGTAGTACGATTAAAATCTCAAATAGATACGGATTTTTTACTATATCCGACGGATGAAAATTTTATCAGTTGGGATTTATATAAAAATATTTTTGATAATTGTACGTTGAAAAATACTGTGGAACCGATTTTTAATTTTTTTGATGCGCTGCTTATAAATTATGAAAATATCATAAATACATGCAAAACTAGCTGGGAAGAAAAGGAAAATTGGAATCCGTTACAAGGGAAAAAAGACAAAGACACCCAAGAAACATACAAATCGAGAGTCGCATTTTATGCAATGGTTTTATTCTTTAATAGAAATTATGAAATTAAACAATTAAAAGAATGGATGCGCATTATATGGAATTATTTAGAGAACACTACGATCGATAGCGAAATGCCTTATAATGCCGCTTTGCGAGTCGTAAAGGCTTTGAGTGTTTTTTCAAATTCAATTATTGACGGATTAGCCGATCACTATGGGGATATAAACCTTCCGAACGATTTTGCGGGGAAAATTCAAGTTTCGGAAGAAAAACTGAAAGCTGAAAAAATTCTTTCAAGAAATGGCAGAGATTGGAAAACTAGGATAATCGAAGCGGAAGGGTTTGCTTTACTTAAGGGGAAAATCAATGTTCTGTTTATTCACGGAGAAAAAACGACGTACAAGGATTTTTCGGACAGGTTGGATTTGTTGATTAAGATTTATGAAAATAATGACGAATATCATTTTGTAAAAGTATTGCTTTCATATTATGAAGATAAGTCGCTAACCAAGCGTTTAGCCTTAAAAAGAACGGACAATAATTGGAAAAGGTTATTGACGGAAGATTTATTTAAAACTTTCCAGCTGATTGAAAGCGATAAAATAAAAAGATCTAAAATTCCTTGGATCAATGATTTATGTTCAACGGATTTGCTGAATAACAGCCGTGAAGACGGTAAGATTGTAACTAAATACGGAGATTCCTTTGTCTTGTGGGGAACTTCAGGCTGCGTAACCCAAACTTATGGAAATCCGGTTCGGGGAAATGTTGTTATAGGTCATATAAGAAACAAGCTGCTTACAAATGAAAAAATTAAGACCGATTCAAAACTTAAAAATGTAAACTTCTATGAGGGAATTAATATCGATTTTGAATATAAAAGCCGTTACTTTCAGTGGTGGCGTAGAAATAATGATAATGAGGCGGAATTTGACGTTTATTTAATGCTCACATCCGATCCATATAGTTATGCCGAAAGAAATAAAAAACCTAAGACATTAACAAATACGGATCTTGATAAATATTTTTGCTTCAATATAACGAAAGAAATGAAAACCGATTCGGAAATTTTTATAAAAGCATTGGGCAACTTGATAACGGAATATAATAAAGACCGTAAATAA
- the nudC gene encoding NAD(+) diphosphatase — MSIISNSNNFICEFRFIFRENNILLETQKNVPLQEQTANGTVMPSEKIFRKCIEFQAATDWFSEPEYNFSAMQLESSSPAPAGCEFIPLRDFFNMSDEKHILLSTRAKGLLAWREKMRFCPRCSTKLADDQTMSAKICPKCGHQYFPQIEPAVIVLVSDKDKYLLVRHAQRIQNLYACISGFVEIGETAEQSVVREVKEESGVDIKNIRYVGSQSWPFPDQLMLAFRAEYAGGEIKIQPEEISEAAWFDKDDLPTIPQPGSVAHNLITGVFG; from the coding sequence ATGTCAATAATAAGCAATTCAAATAATTTTATCTGTGAATTCCGTTTTATTTTCCGTGAAAATAATATACTGCTTGAAACGCAAAAAAACGTCCCCTTGCAGGAACAAACAGCGAACGGCACGGTCATGCCGTCGGAAAAGATTTTCAGAAAATGCATTGAATTTCAGGCTGCGACGGACTGGTTCAGCGAACCCGAATATAATTTTTCCGCCATGCAGCTTGAAAGCTCATCCCCCGCTCCGGCCGGCTGCGAGTTTATTCCGCTAAGAGATTTTTTTAATATGAGCGACGAAAAACACATACTGCTTTCCACCCGAGCGAAGGGGCTTCTTGCATGGCGCGAAAAGATGCGTTTTTGCCCGCGTTGTTCTACAAAACTTGCAGACGACCAAACCATGAGCGCAAAAATCTGCCCGAAGTGCGGCCACCAATATTTTCCGCAGATCGAACCGGCCGTCATAGTCTTAGTGAGCGACAAAGACAAGTATCTTCTTGTGCGGCACGCACAGCGAATCCAGAATCTTTATGCATGTATTTCCGGCTTTGTTGAAATAGGCGAAACCGCAGAACAAAGCGTAGTCCGTGAAGTAAAAGAAGAAAGCGGAGTGGACATAAAAAATATACGGTATGTGGGAAGCCAGTCATGGCCGTTTCCGGACCAGCTTATGCTTGCCTTCCGCGCCGAATATGCCGGCGGGGAAATAAAAATACAGCCGGAAGAAATAAGCGAGGCCGCATGGTTTGACAAAGACGATTTGCCGACCATTCCGCAGCCCGGCTCAGTCGCGCACAATCTCATAACCGGCGTGTTCGGATAA
- a CDS encoding CobW family GTP-binding protein encodes MSAKKTIPITLLTGYLGAGKTTLLNHILNNQQGYKVAVIVNDIGEINVDADLIAKDANITDSSSLIPLTNGCICCSLKSDMVLQIEKLIRTGKFDYILIEASGVCEPMPIAQAVTTVEGGKIDAVVAVVDAMRLATEFDYGNKLLKKDMKEEDIESLLVQQIEFCNILIINKTDLVNEEQLKKIRAIVKILQPNARIIETTKGNVPVSDIIGTDSFDFEKVYESAGWVSILNRDDEDHEEEEHEHDHHDHDDDEHEHHHKGGHHHHHEEGHHHHEHRHEGADEDEYGIGSFVYSRRLPFDREKLDKYADTWPKNIIRCKGVMWFADEPAMAWVFETSGNQISAGYSGNWLASEDKEVQDRVLRGDPKMRSNWDEKYGDRMVKLVIIGTKLDREKISSDLDKLLAPQEYVDMIL; translated from the coding sequence ATGTCTGCAAAAAAAACTATACCCATCACGCTGTTGACCGGTTATCTCGGCGCCGGAAAAACAACGCTGCTTAATCACATTTTGAACAACCAGCAAGGATACAAGGTCGCCGTAATCGTAAACGATATAGGCGAAATAAATGTCGATGCCGATCTTATCGCAAAAGATGCAAATATAACCGACTCTAGCAGTCTTATTCCGCTCACAAACGGATGCATTTGCTGTTCTCTAAAGTCCGATATGGTTCTTCAGATTGAAAAATTGATCCGTACCGGAAAATTCGACTATATTTTGATAGAAGCCAGCGGAGTTTGCGAACCTATGCCGATCGCGCAGGCGGTGACCACCGTCGAAGGCGGAAAGATCGATGCGGTAGTCGCCGTAGTTGACGCCATGCGGCTTGCTACGGAATTTGATTACGGCAATAAACTTTTAAAAAAGGATATGAAAGAAGAAGATATAGAATCTCTTCTCGTTCAGCAAATTGAGTTCTGCAATATTTTGATCATAAATAAAACGGACCTTGTAAACGAAGAACAGCTTAAAAAGATCCGCGCTATAGTTAAAATTCTTCAGCCTAATGCGAGAATCATTGAAACCACGAAAGGCAATGTGCCTGTAAGCGACATTATCGGTACGGATTCGTTTGATTTTGAAAAAGTTTACGAAAGCGCAGGCTGGGTTTCGATATTGAATAGAGACGATGAAGATCATGAGGAAGAAGAACACGAACACGACCATCATGATCACGATGATGATGAGCACGAGCATCACCATAAAGGCGGCCATCATCATCACCACGAAGAAGGACATCACCACCACGAACATCGCCATGAAGGCGCGGATGAAGATGAATACGGAATAGGTTCCTTCGTTTATTCTCGAAGGCTTCCGTTCGATCGTGAAAAACTCGATAAATATGCCGACACTTGGCCTAAAAACATCATACGCTGCAAGGGCGTTATGTGGTTTGCCGACGAACCGGCTATGGCATGGGTGTTTGAAACTTCCGGAAACCAAATTTCTGCCGGATACAGCGGCAATTGGCTCGCCTCGGAAGACAAAGAAGTTCAGGATAGAGTTTTAAGAGGCGATCCTAAAATGCGCAGCAATTGGGATGAAAAATACGGCGACCGAATGGTAAAACTCGTGATCATAGGCACGAAACTCGACAGAGAAAAAATTTCTTCCGATTTGGATAAACTGCTCGCTCCGCAAGAATATGTGGATATGATTTTGTAA